The genomic DNA CGATCGCGCCTTGGTGATGCGGGATCATGCCGCGCACAAAATCGACGTCGGCGTCGCCGGTGTATGCAATCATCATTTCGGAATGCATTTCAGCGGCGGCTTTTTCAAATGCCTGGGTCGATGCGGATTGGGATGCTGAGTTTACAGCGTGGCCGGAATGAGAATCGCCGGTTTTCTGCATTTTCTCCGCCGGGGCCGTTGGCAACGGAGCTTTTTCCGCTTTTGCGGCAACTTCGGCGGCCATAACGGGCGCGGATAAAAATGCCGCAACAGCCAATATCAGAATCGTATATTTTGTTTTCATGAAAATCTCTCCGGTTAAATGTGGTGGCAACATCAATAGGCGCAATAACCATATAAAAACCAAGCTTAAAAAGCAATATTGCCTTTTACATATAATCCTTTAAATTCAGCACATTCTAAACATAAAGGTTAACAATCGTGCTTAAAAATATTATCTGTCCGGTCCACCAGCCTTCGCCGTAAAAATCCAACATAAGCGAAGGCTGCCGCGCCGAA from Alphaproteobacteria bacterium includes the following:
- a CDS encoding DUF305 domain-containing protein produces the protein MKTKYTILILAVAAFLSAPVMAAEVAAKAEKAPLPTAPAEKMQKTGDSHSGHAVNSASQSASTQAFEKAAAEMHSEMMIAYTGDADVDFVRGMIPHHQGAIDMAKVVLQYGKDAEIKKLAQGIIAAQETEIAQMKAWLKSHDKNPSKAN